A region of Pempheris klunzingeri isolate RE-2024b chromosome 15, fPemKlu1.hap1, whole genome shotgun sequence DNA encodes the following proteins:
- the atp1a2a gene encoding sodium/potassium-transporting ATPase subunit alpha-2, giving the protein MGKGCGAENGGKRKKKDRDLDELKKEVALDDHKISLDDLGKRYGVDLTQGLTNARAAEILARDGLNALTPPPTTPEWVKFCRQLFGGFSILLWIGAILCFLAYSIQVATEDEVPNDNLYLGVVLSAVVIITGCFSYFQEAKSSRIMDSFKKMVPQQALVIREGEKMQINAELVVQGDLVEIKGGDRIPADLRVISSSGCKVDNSSLTGESEPQTRSPEFTHDNPLETRNICFFSTNCVEGTAHGIVIATGDHTVMGRIATLASELQVRRTPINIEIEHFIHIITGVAVFLGVSFFILSLILGYTWLEAVIFLIGIIVANVPEGLLATVTVCLTLTAKRMAKKNCLVKNLEAVETLGSTSTICSDKTGTLTQNRMTVAHMWFDNQIHEADTTEDQTGSGFDKSSATWASLSRVAGLCNRADFKAGQEKFPIVMRETAGDASESALLKCIELCCGSVREMRARNSKVGEIPFNSTNKYQLSIHEVEDNPAGHILVMKGAPERILDRCSTIMLHGQEHPLDENWRDAFQNAYMELGGLGERVLGFCHLNLSSSQFPRGFTFDCDDMNFPTEQLCFLGLISMIDPPRAAVPDAVGKCRSAGIKVIMVTGDHPITAKAIAKGVGIISEGNETVEDIAERLNIPLSQVNPRDAKACVVHGSDLKDMSAEYLDDLLRNHTEIVFARTSPQQKLIIVEGCQRQGAIVAVTGDGVNDSPALKKADIGVAMGIAGSDVSKQAADMILLDDNFASIVTGVEEGRLIFDNLKKSIAYTLTSNIPEISPFLLFIIASVPLPLGTVTILCIDLGTDMVPAISLAYETAESDIMKRQPRNPKTDKLVNERLISMAYGQIGMIQALGGFFTYFVILAENGFLPRTLLGIRLFWDNREINDLEDHYGQQWTYEQRKIVEFTCHTSFFASIVVVQWADLIICKTRRNSLFQQGMKNRILIFGLFVETALAAFLSYCPGMDVALRMYPLKTPWWFCAFPYSLLIFIYDEVRKFILRRSPGGWVELETYY; this is encoded by the exons GGCCTGACCAACGCCAGAGCTGCAGAGATTCTGGCCAGGGACGGTCTAAACGCCCTGACCCCTCCCCCCACTACCCCAGAGTGGGTCAAGTTCTGTCGTCAGCTGTTCGGCGGCTTCTCCATCCTGCTCTGGATCGGAGCCATCCTCTGCTTCCTGGCCTACAGCATCCAGGTGGCCACAGAGGACGAAGTGCCCAATGACAAC TTGTATCTGGGCGTGGTGCTGTCAGCCGTGGTCATCATCACCGGATGTTTCTCTTACTTCCAAGAGGCCAAGAGTTCCCGAATCATGGATTCCTTCAAGAAAATGGTGCCACAG CAAGCGTTGGTGATCCGGGAGGGGGAGAAGATGCAGATCAATGCTGAGCTTGTGGTGCAGGGAGATCTGGTTGAGATCAAAGGGGGAGACCGAATCCCAGCTGACCTTCGAGTGATCTCCTCCAGCGGATGCaag GTGGACAACTCGTCTCTGACAGGAGAATCTGAGCCTCAGACTCGCTCCCCAGAGTTCACTCACGACAATCCTCTGGAGACCCGCAACATCTGTTTCTTTTCCACCAACTGTGTCGAGG GTACAGCCCATGGCATCGTGATTGCCACTGGTGACCACACGGTGATGGGTCGCATCGCCACACTGGCATCAGAGCTTCAAGTCCGCCGCACGCCCATCAACATCGAGATCGAACATTTCATCCACATCATCACGGGCGTGGCCGTCTTCTTGGGTGTGAGCTTCTTCATCCTGTCTCTCATCCTGGGCTACACCTGGTTGGAGGCCGTCATCTTCCTCATCGGCATCATCGTGGCAAACGTGCCTGAGGGACTGCTGGCTACTGTCact GTGTGTCTGACTCTCACTGCCAAGCGAATGGCCAAGAAGAACTGTCTGGTGAAGAACCTGGAGGCCGTAGAGACTCTCggctccacctccaccatctGCTCTGACAAGACGGGCACGCTGACCCAGAACCGTATGACCGTGGCCCACATGTGGTTCGACAACCAGATCCATGAGGCTGACACCACCGAGGACCAGACTG GTTCTGGTTTTGACAAGAGTTCTGCTACTTGGGCTTCTCTATCTCGCGTGGCCGGCCTGTGCAACAGAGCTGATTTCAAAGCTGGACAGGAGAAATTTCCCATTGTGATG AGGGAGACGGCGGGGGACGCATCAGAGTCAGCTCTGTTGAAATGCATCGAGCTGTGCTGCGGGAGTGTTCGTGAAATGAGAGCCAGAAACTCCAAAGTGGGAGAGATCCCCTTCAACTCCACCAACAAGTACCAG CTCTCAATCCATGAAGTGGAGGACAATCCCGCTGGTCATATTCTGGTCATGAAGGGAGCTCCGGAGAGAATCTTGGACAG GTGCAGTACCATTATGTTACATGGCCAGGAGCATCCACTTGATGAAAACTGGAGAGATGCTTTCCAGAATGCCTACATGGAGCTGGGAGGACTGGGAGAGAGAGTGCTTG GATTCTGCCACTTGAATCTGTCTTCATCCCAGTTCCCTCGAGGATTCACCTTCGACTGCGACGACATGAACTTCCCCACCGAGCAGCTCTGCTTCTTGGGTCTCATCTCCATGATTGATCCACCGCGTGCTGCTGTGCCTGACGCAGTGGGTAAATGCCGCTCTGCTGGTATTAAG GTGATCATGGTAACAGGGGACCACCCAATCACAGCCAAGGCCATTGCTAAAGGTGTGGGCATCATCTCTGAGGGCAACGAGACGGTTGAGGACATCGCAGAGAGACTGAACATCCCTCTGAGCCAAGTTAaccccag ggATGCTAAGGCTTGTGTGGTGCACGGCTCGGACCTAAAGGACATGAGTGCAGAGTATCTGGACGACCTGCTGAGGAACCACACTGAGATAGTGTTTGCTCGCACCTCTCCTCAGCAGAAGCTCATCATAGTGGAGGGCTGCCAGAGACAG GGGGCGATCGTGGCTGTGACGGGTGACGGCGTGAACGACTCCCCGGCCCTCAAGAAAGCTGACATCGGCGTTGCCATGGGGATCGCTGGCTCTGATGTGTCCAAGCAGGCGGCTGACATGATCCTGCTGGACGACAACTTCGCTTCCATTGTCACAGGAGTGGAGGAGG GTCGTCTCATCTTTGACAACTTGAAGAAGTCCATTGCATACACGCTGACCAGTAACATCCCAGAGATCTcgcccttcctcctcttcatcattgcTAGTGTTCCTCTTCCGCTGGGAACTGTCACCATCCTCTGCATCGACCTGGGCACTGACATG GTTCCAGCAATCTCATTGGCTTATGAGACAGCTGAGAGCGACATCATGAAACGCCAGCCAAGGAACCCTAAAACAGACAAGCTGGTCAATGAACGCCTCATCAGCATGGCCTACGGACAGATAG GGATGATCCAGGCTCTTGGTGGCTTTTTTACCTACTTTGTGATTTTGGCTGAGAACGGCTTCCTCCCACGGACCCTGTTGGGCATCCGCCTCTTTTGGGACAACCGCGAAATCAACGACCTGGAGGACCACTATGGGCAGCAGTGG ACCTATGAGCAGAGGAAGATCGTTGAATTCACCTGCCACACCTCCTTCTTTGCCAGCATTGTGGTTGTCCAGTGGGCTGACCTTATTATCTGCAAGACCAGGAGGAACTCCCTCTTTCAGCAGGGCATGAA GAATAGGATCCTCATCTTTGGCCTGTTTGTTGAGACTGCTCTGGCTGCCTTTCTCTCCTACTGCCCTGGGATGGACGTTGCCTTGCGCATGTACCCCCTGAA GACCCCGTGGTGGTTCTGTGCCTTCCCATACAGTCTTCTCATCTTCATTTATGATGAGGTCCGTAAATTCATTCTGAGGAGGAGCCCTGGAG